One Salvia splendens isolate huo1 chromosome 1, SspV2, whole genome shotgun sequence genomic window, GGAAAACACGCCATTGATTTCATCGAGTTTGATGTTCAGGTACGAATTCATCTCTCCGTGTTTTTTTCCTGAATGAAGCTTGCGTTTGTGATTTTTCCCCTTGTTTCCACCGCCGTCGCCGTTTTCCGCGGTTATTTTTTAACACGCTTATTTGTTTTTTCTCCAAGCTGAATTCGCCGATTTTCGGTGTTGTTTACGTAATTTTCGCCATTTTCGTGAAAATTTGTCTTTTCCCACCCTTTTCTATCACTACTGTTCAAAGCGGTGGTGCGTTGTCGCCGCGTAGGGACGACGTCGTTTTGccttccaatttttttttttcttgttcagCTCAATTTTATTTTCGGAAAACAAACAATATCACATTTGAGGTGCTAGATTTGATCAATTTGAAAATTAACAATTTCGCCTGTTAATTTGATCAAGATACTGATTGGTTTGCTTTTGTGgtttttccttattttcttcgTTATGCGTGGATGGAATTCTATGTTTATGGTCTTTGCTCTTGAATAAAAAAAGTACTCGATCTAGTGCTTTTGAAGCAAGAGTATTGGACAGGGGAGTAAAGAATACGACTCTGGTTTTTGTAGGTGACAAAGGATGGCTGCCCCATCGTTTTTCATGACAACTTCATCTACTCTGAGGAAAATGTAAGACCTTCCCCCTTTTCTTGTTTTCAGCCTAATTTTGGGTCATTTTAGATGTTATTCATAGCCTTGAATCATATCAGAAGTTGGTAATTGTTGTCAATCTTTTCATAGCCTTGATTATATATGGTGAATCGTTTCAATGCAAGACCTTCTTCGCCTTTTTTCTTGTGTTTAACCTAATTTTTGGTCATTTTAGATGTTATGATTACATATTGTGTATCTTTTCAACCTAATATTGGTAATATTAGGTGCTAGTCATAGCCCTGAATCATATAAGAAGTTGATAACTCTTCCCAATCTTTTGATAGCCATGATTGTATATTGTGAATCTTTTCAATGTAAAAATGATTTGAAGAGACATTAATGTATGTTTCAGGGATCAATTTTTGAGAAGAGAGTCACAGAATTGTCACTCTCTGAGTTCCTTACCTACGGTCCTCAGAGGGAGCTTGGTTTGGAGGGGAAAACATTGTTGAGGAAAACAAAAGAAGGAAATTTTTTAAATTGGGCCGTTGAATCTGATGAACCCGCATGCACTCTGCAGGAGGCATTCGAGAAAGTTAACCCTTCTTTGGGGTTCAACATTGAGTTAAAATTTGATGACTACATTGTATATCAGCAACAGCAGCTAACCAATGTGTTGCAAGCTATATTGCAAGTGGTTTTCAATCATGCCAACGAACGGCCAATTATATTTTCCACCTTCCAGCCAGATGCTGCTCTTGTTGTCAGGCAACTCCAGAACACCTACCCCGTAAGCTGTCTGAACGAACTCAATTCTTGAAAATTGTTGCAATATTGATCTCTGATTTGTAATGGTTGTCAATGTTTGTTGTGTGCAGGTGTTTTTCCTCACTAATGGAGGAAACGAGATCTATGGTGATATAAGGAGAAATTCCTTGGAGGAAGCCCTCAAACTATGTGTGGAGGGTGACTTGCAAGGGATTGTTTCCGAGGTGAGGGGCATCTTTAGACAACCGGGAGCAGTTAAGAAAATCAAAGATCTTCAACTCTCTTTGCTCACATACGGCAAACTGAAGTGAGTATATCGATTAATAGATGCATACATGCTACATTCTGATTCACACCTATGTAGTTTAACAACACGATATATAGGATCAGGATTGTATGAACTTAAACTCTCTTTGCTCACATACGGCAAAATGAAGTGGATGCATACCCGCTACATTCTGATTGACACTGTAGTTTAACAACACGAGTGTATTGAGTCATAATCATGATTGTTTGGTGCTGTTGATTTCAGTAATATGACTGAGGCCGTGTATATGCAACATTTGATGGGGGTGGACGGGGTGATCGTGGATCTGGTGAGGGAGATATCGGAAGCCGTGTCAAAGATGGCGAGGCCGAGGGGCGACGTCGAGGAGAAGATTGTAATGGAGGGAGAGGAGCAAGTTATAGTAGAAGGGAGCAGGCCCCAGTTCTCACAAATGGAGCTGGAATTCTTGTTGAAGCTCATTCCTGAGTTAATACATCAATAATGATGATACAATACACACCACCACCATTGTATAATTAGTTGAATTTGAGGGACTAatcttgtgtgtgtgtgtgtgtttgtgtttaggGGGTCTGTAGTTTCTTACACTgcacatatttcttttttcttttactcCTTTTTCAAACTTAGGATGATTAGCAATTGGAAAATAAAAGCTCTATTTTGTATAGGTTAATGTCTAGTCATTTTCCAATTAGATGTCCCAAGTCTTACTCTCTTTTCTTTATCGGAGGATTGTATGTCAAAGCACCTTTGTACTGTAATGTATGTAGGGGTTAATTTTAATGACATTTTCACTCTAATTTGTcaattctatatttttttataaattttttgttCCCATTACCCGTAATCACATGCAAAACCAAAGCTGTTAAAGaaagtttaaaattttattaaataatgaaCAATACTAATAAACCATTTACAACAACACACTTATTTCTAGTAGAATTCATGTATGCGATTTTATACACCCATTCCACTTATAAGGATTTTACCTTAAAACCTCTCAACtcataaataatagtactaaaaaaataattgtatcACCTAATTGAAAAATACTATACTAATGTACAAAGAAACGTCGTTATTgtctaagagcatcagcaatggcggacgtctacGCGGAATTCCCACCAGCGTGCaggaattccgtggcggacgtccgccattgcgcatCCCAGgtacggatacggaattccgcgaaggaattcgcagttccgcggcgttccgcggaattccgcggggaattccgtgcggacaTCCGTCATTACGTTGACGCCcgcggaattccgccgggaattcCGCTCTAAACATATTTGTTTGAAGTCGAGAGATTGAAACCAAATTGAGGGTCGAGTCCGAAGAGGAATAGGATTTCCAGGTGGCCAATTAAAACTTTACTAATAAAAGTCAATATTTAAACGTACGTGTAGTTTTTACCTTTTTATAATATTGGTTTTACCAATTAAATAGTCAATGGAAACGTCGAATTCGAGAAGAATTAGGAAATTAGGATTTctcaaattaaattcataaaaacaGGAAGAAAAAAAGGCAACCCAAACCTTAATTTGGGTtgaaaactttccatttttcttttctaaaatgttaaaaattcTCTGCATTCTTCTtataggccatccacaatggggcgccggggcgccctaaagcccgccctaaagccgccacgtcagcattttatcctcatgcccttccacctgcagtgaagcgccctaagcattttactatttttattatttaatttaaatgttttcaaatatataaatgcaaacatattaaaaaacacaatgattaactaaaagaacggcaaaaaattatttgattttttaaaaaaaattacacgagttagaaataaaaaaatgactatccTACAAAAACTCCAACTTTCGGCTCAACTCATCGCTCAACCTCTGGAGGCGCTCGGCTTGGGccggatccgtacacttcataagggcgttgtgcgtatccaacaacgtccgcgccatcgaggccgttgccaaatCCGCGTAGGCAAGTGTCGCCTGGATCGTCGCTGGGGTCGGGGTCGAGGCCGTTAACAAAATtctcgaatttttttaaaaaaaactaaaacgcgtaACAAAATtctcgaatttaaaaaaaaaactaaaacgcgttgTATCGTCCGCGtcacccacagtgggcggacaatgccccatcgtccgcggacgacgCATCATCTTTCGTCCGCGATGCCACAATgacggacgatagcgcgcccgaggtcttccgccccattgtggatggcatTATATAAAGATCAGCACCATATGTCTCAAGATAGCCCACAAGAAaatttccctctctctcttaaaCCTACCTTAAAAATCTTTCCCTCTTTCTAGGCTGAAAATGGAGATTGCGAATCTTCCAATTGGTTTCAGATTCAACCCCACCGATGCAGAGCTTCTGTACTATTTAAAGAAAAAGGTTTTGTCTTTGCCATTGCCAGCAAATGTCATTCCTGAATTGGAAGCTTTCCAATTCAATCCATGGGATTTGCCTGGTTAgttcttgttttctctttgctGATTTCAAGAACCGCTAAAATTAACTGATATGAAAAATGATAGAGCAGATTTTTTGTTGGGCTTGTTCAAAATTGCATCTTTTTGATTCattttttctgattttggaAGAAATTTCAAAACAAAGGTCTGATTTTGGTGAAGGTGGGTTGAATGAGAAGAGGTTTTTCTTCTGCAAAAGGAAGAAGAATTTGATGAGCAAATGCAGCAGTTGTGGGTACTGGAAATCAAGTGGCAAGGAAAAGCAGATTGTGGCTGGAGAGAGCAATCATGTGATTGGAATGATGAAAACATTTGTTTTTTATCAGGGTAGGAACATGAAGACTCAATGGATTATGCAAGAATTCACTATTGCTGGCCATCTCAAGACACCATTCTTGGATCAGGTAATTCACACTTTGTATGATAGAGTTTTAATGCGaaaatagttttaaaaaatagtatGATAGGAAGAAAAGTAGTTAAATGATAAAGTTTACTGTGAAAAAGTTTGCTTAAAGTTAATTTGatggacgaactaaaatgataaatatataaaatttgattatttttttaaaaagttgtCTGAATTGGACTAAGATTTTATGGTATTTATGTTTATGCAGAGGCTGATGATGAAAGTGGGGAATTGGGTTGTTTGCCGTTTGTACCAAAGGGTGATGAGAGCAAGAAATCATGGGGCAGCAGAGTTAGGACACTCCATTGCTCAAACGACGCCGTTTATACCGATGTCGCCGTGGTCGTCGAGTGAGATCACTGACATCTCTTCTAGTGATTTAGATGAGTAGTAGTATAGGGCCTAATGACATGTAGTCTCATTTTGTAATGCAATTTCAATTTGGCAAATGGCAATTTCTTGTTTATTTCTTTCACAGATAGATCAACTCATTAAATCTAAATATAGGACTATCCCAAATCatattttaattctttaattcGTGCCTAATGTTGACTTAGTAACGAATGGAATAAATAAGCAAAGGCATCATGATGGTGAAGCCAAAAAGTGTTGATTGACTTAGTAATGCATGGACAAAGAAGTACTACACCAAACGACGTAACTTGATAATACTAAACTCGAATTATATAGTACGAATTGTTGGTATAGTAGTTGAGTTAAGTATGTTTTGGAAGATGTTGTTTTTTTCCTAGGGTGAAATTATGGTTTGCTAAGGTGATTGTCTTGCAATAAAAGGGATTGCTTACTTAGGCTGCAACCCACAATAaaacatttgattttttttgcaattaatgATGGTTTAGTGGGCATGTGACCGAACACGTTGTGTACGACGTCGTTTCTCCCACCATCTCGGGCTTTTGCACATCGATTTCATATAACGGCAGATCTATGGGTGGTTGACCCCCTAGACTTGAACAATAGCCTGTTTTTTTAGGGTCGAACGAAATTGTCATGATCGTTTTTTTAGCAACAGAGATAACAAGATATAGAGAGTCATGCGGCAGAAATAGTGGTCGGGAAACCAATAAAGGCCTAAGTGAATAGAATAGTATTGGGCTGTTATTAGTTAAATTGAGTGTTATTAGTTAAATTGAGACCATAATTTGTTGAAAGTAAAATGGGCTTTAATTTCGAATCATTAGTTGGACCTATATATTTATGGGTTtagtctttttcttttttcctgaAGTAGGCTTTATATAGAGTTTGATTAATCAAATGTTGAATTACCTTTTACGACCAACCAAGGATGATTTATAAgaagtattaattattttaaaaaaatattgatcaCCCAACTTGTCAATGAGAACACACtaatgaaattgaaattaaacTCCGCCATGGCATTTACACCCCGACGACGCTCTATAATGAAGAATAAGACATCAAACTACGTCGTTTTCTTTATTTCAGCACCCAAATCGCGTCTACatttatttcaaattaaaattatactaaACATAGTGTCACaagtcattttaatttttttgtcaatTCAAGTGTATCAATTGATTTGATATATATGTGATCTATTATAGTGTTGATATGGTGTAGTAGTCTTCCTcattttcaatttgaatttgaatggtAGGCTCAAAGTAAACGCATTAATACGACAtcgtattaattaatttaatgacCTTCTTAATTTCCCCTAATTGCCAGTCTTTCATCTCAGCTGCTTTTGTAGAATTCTTTACctcatttaataattaatatgtgCACTATACTTGTCTCCACATTGCTAAATAAAGGCGAAAATGCTTACAAATTGCATTTCAAACTTATTAAGTCTAACCTTTTATATTTAGTGATTACTTAAATATAAGATGCATAAttaaacacttatttattaataatCACCATTGATTTTGAATGTTTGAAGTAGTATAGCTGGTCTTGATTATGTATGTTAAAATACTTGACTCTAAAACCTTGATACtcaagaaaagtaaaaaaaagagtCTTGGTTTATGAGTTTATCCAATGTTTGATACTTTGATATATAAGAAAAGCCAATAAATCTGTTTTTTCAACTCCACttattttttcatcattttttaatttacgTATCAAACAGACCTAAAGATATTGATAAATTTCAAACTCAAATTTCCAGTTATAGTTTTGATAATCTCCACTGATTAAACCATATTggtgttaggatcgtcgactgcaacattagtttgatattgtccgctttaggtcaagcccgcacggatttgtttttgggtcactcctcaaaaggcctcaaactaattgggttGGAtagaaattatatacaccttccaacttccctcactcatccgatgtgagataggtttgtaacccaacactTGGTTggataagaaattaaaattcaattactaaAATGTTCTCTCTAAGTATGTGAGTATAATTAAAAAAGACAGTCAATAATATACACATCTTTGACTTTTGACTATTGAATCTAGACATCTAATTTTATTGCCCACTTCAATTTATGATCTTAGCTCATAATATAATGACAAATGTATACAGTATacctatgtatattttttaatattcttatataacttttatgttggacaTTGGCCTTATTGAAGCATCTTTTTGGTATggcaatatatatttttttcatgattttccttttttacacaaaaacacattttctctatttcattataatacggtttaaaaatatttattatgaattttaaaatgaaaagaatataaaatcatTGAATTAGCTTTGATTATACATATAgtattcaaaatatatatatttgtagATAATTTAAAGATTGGTTATATCGATTAAATTTGTACTATATGTTAgtagtttttttcatttttcaatttcttttattttccacattttacacaaaatatatacatCTATTATTTTTCATGTAATATCattctaaataaaatatttttttatgcatCATAAATGAAGATTGTACAAAGAGCTTTCATTTGATATAAACAAGCTATGTTAATtagaaatgatttaattaattataatttgttTAGTGCCTAATTAACCACCACTAAATTGATAAGGAGTATTTCCTAGATAACATGTAATTAAAATAACTTTTATTGCAAAATATTTACAACGAACAAAttgttatattttaaattaaatttaatgtgTCATATTCAAATTCAATGCTATTTAATTGACCATTAATAACATTTTACTCTAATATTGTCTTTGAAATTAAAACTCCATCTTCAATAATGCTATGATAAAATAGATTAGTATCGAATTTCAAAGTCTCTCTCATACGTAAGATATAATCTCAAGTTTGTGACAGGGGATGGTAAAATAAATATAGTCACTAGTCAGATTATGTTAATCACTGTCATTATCATTTTAACTAAGCAACGACAGCGAATATTTGACTGAGAATGCACCATTTGACTCTaaaattttatccttatttgTTTTCCCAaaactatattttattattattattattattgttgttattgttattatttatcaTCTTGATAgttatttttttggtaattatAATGGTATCCACCGGCGGACTCAGTGACTATTCCCCGCGCTGATTCATAGGCACCTTAATGGATGAGACAACTGATCCAATGATATAAACCTGCTCCATATCCAAATGCATGAAATGGATCTGTGatcatttaataattattaattcagtttattcaaattaatttgatAAAGTTACAAGAAAACTAAGCACGTGTTATGTAATTcaaaaaatcacatttttttcttataaattagccAAAATCTCATTCAGTATTATCTTAATTCTAAATCACAAATAGagttttatttaatagtatttgatgttatttgaaatatatattgcTCTACATTGTTTATGTTGCTTTATATTTGAAGAAATCTGTTTTTTGTCATACTCAATTATATGTTGTTCTTTAAAGAGTTACAAGTTGTGAAGGATCGAATAGTTTAGtttatcttcattatttgaaaatcttatGTCATGTGcataatattagtaatatatggtttatttattttattttatttgactcCACTTAGTTCATAATTTAAGTTGTGGCACTGTTTGCCGaatatgaaatgtttcattttgtgTGAGTTGAGAGgagtacatttttctttttgttattgtttataatatt contains:
- the LOC121802664 gene encoding glycerophosphodiester phosphodiesterase GDPD1, chloroplastic-like, which translates into the protein MALKAVHVSDVPNLDCVHDNASFSLCTSRFSKGVDIERAKVPKFLVIGHRGNGMNMLQSSDLRMKAVKENTILSFNTAGKHAIDFIEFDVQVTKDGCPIVFHDNFIYSEENGSIFEKRVTELSLSEFLTYGPQRELGLEGKTLLRKTKEGNFLNWAVESDEPACTLQEAFEKVNPSLGFNIELKFDDYIVYQQQQLTNVLQAILQVVFNHANERPIIFSTFQPDAALVVRQLQNTYPVFFLTNGGNEIYGDIRRNSLEEALKLCVEGDLQGIVSEVRGIFRQPGAVKKIKDLQLSLLTYGKLNNMTEAVYMQHLMGVDGVIVDLVREISEAVSKMARPRGDVEEKIVMEGEEQVIVEGSRPQFSQMELEFLLKLIPELIHQ
- the LOC121803388 gene encoding NAC domain-containing protein 83-like isoform X1 — translated: MEIANLPIGFRFNPTDAELLYYLKKKVLSLPLPANVIPELEAFQFNPWDLPEISKQRSDFGEGGLNEKRFFFCKRKKNLMSKCSSCGYWKSSGKEKQIVAGESNHVIGMMKTFVFYQGRNMKTQWIMQEFTIAGHLKTPFLDQRLMMKVGNWVVCRLYQRVMRARNHGAAELGHSIAQTTPFIPMSPWSSSEITDISSSDLDE
- the LOC121803388 gene encoding NAC domain-containing protein 83-like isoform X2, which encodes MEIANLPIGFRFNPTDAELLYYLKKKVLSLPLPANVIPELEAFQFNPWDLPGGLNEKRFFFCKRKKNLMSKCSSCGYWKSSGKEKQIVAGESNHVIGMMKTFVFYQGRNMKTQWIMQEFTIAGHLKTPFLDQRLMMKVGNWVVCRLYQRVMRARNHGAAELGHSIAQTTPFIPMSPWSSSEITDISSSDLDE